The Bacteroidales bacterium region ACGGCAACCACGGTATTTCGTCGTCAGAAAGTCCTTGACCTCAGGAAGGGTACATTGCTCGGTATTCCCTCTGCCATTGGCTCTTTGCTTGGTGCTTATATCGCCGTCGATATCAACGAACTGGTCTTCGAAAGAGCTTTTGCCGTCATCATGCTGGTGATGCTGGTTTTCGTCTTTTATAATCCTGATAAATATATATACGGCAAACAACACCTGGTCGATAAAAAGGTGACTCTCTTGCAGGTGATTATCTTCTTCTTCCTGGGTATTTACGGTGGTTTTGTTCATGTCGGCATCGGCTACTTTCTGCTGGCTGCCCTCGTGCTGAACGCCGGCTACGACCTGGTCAGGGCCAACGCCGTTAAAGTGCTGATCGTGCTGATGTACATGCCATTCTCTTTCCTGGTTTTCATGTATTATAGCGACATCAACTGGACCTACGGGCTGGTCATGACGATCGGTTCGGTGATCGGGGCCTTTATTGCATCACACCTTGCCGTGAAAAAAGGGATCGTTTTTGTAAAGTGGGCCATAGTTATCGTCACCATCTTCATGGCCGGGCATTTTCTCGGGATATATGATATTAAGGGGATGTTTGGGGCGATGCTGGGGAAATAAAAAATCCGCGTTCTATTAATAATAATCCAATGAAGTACTTATTTTTTGGCATAGCGCTTTTCCTTATAGCAGCCTGTTCCCCGGAAAAGTCACAACGTCCGGATTACGTGCTGGTCATCCATGGCGGTGCGGGGGTGATGAACCCTAAAGATTTCACTCCTGAACTGGAAAAAGCTTACCTGGATAAATTGCAGGAAGCCCTGGACAGCGGCAAGGCTGTTTTAAAGACTGGTGGCGCCGCGCTGGATGCCGTGGTGGCTGCCGTGAAAGTGATGGAGGATTCCCCATTATTCAATGCCGGGAAAGGGTCAGTTTTTTCCGAAACTGGCGAGAACGAGATGGATGCGGCCATCATGAACGGCAAAGACTTGTCGGCCGGAGCTGTGGCCGGGGTCCGGACAATAAAAAATCCCATCCTTGCAGCCCGGAAAGTGATGGAGGAGTCGAAGCACGTCATGCTGGTCCGTGACGGGGCAGAGAAGTTTGCTATGGAACATGGCGTTGAAATTGTAGACCCTTCCTATTTCTTCGACCAGAAAAGATACGATGCGCTGCTAAAAGCTCAGAAACACGGTACTGTTGGCGCAGTGGCACTGGATAAATCGGGAAACCTGGCCGCTGCGACTTCCACGGGCGGTATGACCAACAAAATGACCGGCAGGGTGGGCGACACGCCGATCATCGGTGCCGGCACATACGCCAACAATAACACCTGTGCGGTTTCGGCAACCGGTCATGGTGAATTCTTCATCAGATATACCGTGGCACATGATATCTCTGCTTTGATGGAATATAAAGGCTTAACCCTGGAAGAAGCCGCCACGGAAGTGATCTTCGGAAAACTCCTCCCTGTTGATGGCACCGGTGGCATCATCGCTGTCGACAAAGATGGTAATTACACGATGACTTTCAACACCAGCGGGATGTTCCGTGGGGTTGTGACGGCGGATGGGAAGCGGGAAGTGGCGATTTACAAGATATTTTCAGAATCTCCGCTTATTTCACAATAAATTTCACTGCTTTGCTTTCCTCACCGGTCGATAGTTGGAATAAATAAATCCCGCACGGCAACGATAGGTCGTTGAAAAAGAAGTTATTTTGCCCTGTCTCAAACTTTTGGTCTCCAAACACCTGTATTTCCTTTCCGGTTATGTCAGATATTTTCAGGATCACCCATGAAGACTTCTCCAGGCTGAAGCAGATTTTCCGTAATCCGCGGGAAGGATTGGGGAAGAGGGACAATTCTGAAATGTTTAATCCGGAAGTATTATCAATGCTGGTTGCCGTGAGCAGATCATAAACCTGGAAGCCCGCCACGCCGTCGCCAACAATAGCATAGTTCTCATCAACAGTAACGCCCATGGCAAAAACACCTGATGGTTTATAGTATGCCGTCACAAAGGGAAATTCCGGGACAGTAACATCAACGACCTGGACACCGCCCAGGATGTAATCAGATATAAAAACAAACGGCCAGGATATGTCGATCCCGGTGGCACCGTCCGGCAAACTGCAATAGCCCACAGTATAGGGCAGGAATGGATCAGAGACATCGATCACCTCCATACCCCCGCTCCCGTCAGCCACATAAACATAATCCTCCCAGGCATGAATGTCCTGAGCAGTGCTGGCCAAAGTGGCATAGCGGGAAATGAACTGCGGGTTTTCCGGGTCACTGATATTAAAAACATACAGACCCTTAGTATCTTCATTCGGAAATGGCAAATAATCAACAAGGTAAAGGTAATCATCATAAATATCCAAAGCCTGCACATAGCAGAAATCCACACCCGGTTCTGCACCACTGAACCAACCGAACTTGTGGGCTTTTAAGACCGGGTTTTGGGGGTTGGAGAAGTCAATCACCCGGAAACCGTCCCACCAGCAAGCGACAAAGGCATAATTCCCTTTCAGGGCAAGGTCATATGTCATGACCGGGGCCATGTATTGACCGATCTTCTCCGGCTGTGCGGGATTTGAAATATTCATGACATTCACGGGATTGTTTGCTGTCATGCTCTTGGGAATATAGATGGCCAGGGTGTCACTGATGGCCGCCAATGAACCCTGTGTGGGATCATACCCGACCTGCAAAGGGTTGGTCATATCAGACAGGTCAAACACCCTGAATCCATTGGAGCCTGTGTAACCGTAATTACCGTCAACTGAAAGCTGGTACAGGAATCCCGCCAGTGGCCAGGCATAGGCCTCAACTGGCTGTGCAGGATCGGTGATGTCGAGAATGAGGCATCCTTCTGTCCCTCCTGTTGCGCCTAAGACTTCTCCCCCGCCGGCTATATAAGTCTGAAAACCTGGATAGGTTGTTATCAGTGCCGGC contains the following coding sequences:
- a CDS encoding T9SS type A sorting domain-containing protein — encoded protein: MKHFFLAAILTLACFQSRLASQTIGLPFEGSLPGAGQILSVNPGFEYSQLADREIDFDSLNMAFTGNWPCGQSFSISASPTGDTLFVGEGGMLDVLDVTDPYNPVQIAGIKARAIIDDSYYDPATGRLFLAAYFSGIEVWDVSDFSSPHRICRIPTNSYPRGGVFAHGNYVYITTVADGFYVADISDPENPVMVGHRSIPGNPLIWDSDYQGNYAYLAAASSGFKVIDFSNPVDPVIAGAFPGMTTGLCVRDTLAYIASSTPGFRILNIKNPGSITIAGSCTLPGSPNRVMVSGNYAYVANSTTDQGGINVVDIVNPSSPALITTYPGFQTYIAGGGEVLGATGGTEGCLILDITDPAQPVEAYAWPLAGFLYQLSVDGNYGYTGSNGFRVFDLSDMTNPLQVGYDPTQGSLAAISDTLAIYIPKSMTANNPVNVMNISNPAQPEKIGQYMAPVMTYDLALKGNYAFVACWWDGFRVIDFSNPQNPVLKAHKFGWFSGAEPGVDFCYVQALDIYDDYLYLVDYLPFPNEDTKGLYVFNISDPENPQFISRYATLASTAQDIHAWEDYVYVADGSGGMEVIDVSDPFLPYTVGYCSLPDGATGIDISWPFVFISDYILGGVQVVDVTVPEFPFVTAYYKPSGVFAMGVTVDENYAIVGDGVAGFQVYDLLTATSIDNTSGLNISELSLFPNPSRGLRKICFSLEKSSWVILKISDITGKEIQVFGDQKFETGQNNFFFNDLSLPCGIYLFQLSTGEESKAVKFIVK
- a CDS encoding isoaspartyl peptidase/L-asparaginase, giving the protein MKYLFFGIALFLIAACSPEKSQRPDYVLVIHGGAGVMNPKDFTPELEKAYLDKLQEALDSGKAVLKTGGAALDAVVAAVKVMEDSPLFNAGKGSVFSETGENEMDAAIMNGKDLSAGAVAGVRTIKNPILAARKVMEESKHVMLVRDGAEKFAMEHGVEIVDPSYFFDQKRYDALLKAQKHGTVGAVALDKSGNLAAATSTGGMTNKMTGRVGDTPIIGAGTYANNNTCAVSATGHGEFFIRYTVAHDISALMEYKGLTLEEAATEVIFGKLLPVDGTGGIIAVDKDGNYTMTFNTSGMFRGVVTADGKREVAIYKIFSESPLISQ
- a CDS encoding sulfite exporter TauE/SafE family protein; translation: MTWVEITVLIFSGLAVGFINTLAGGGSVISLSVLMLMGLPAPVANGTNRIAVTIQTLTATTVFRRQKVLDLRKGTLLGIPSAIGSLLGAYIAVDINELVFERAFAVIMLVMLVFVFYNPDKYIYGKQHLVDKKVTLLQVIIFFFLGIYGGFVHVGIGYFLLAALVLNAGYDLVRANAVKVLIVLMYMPFSFLVFMYYSDINWTYGLVMTIGSVIGAFIASHLAVKKGIVFVKWAIVIVTIFMAGHFLGIYDIKGMFGAMLGK